From Pandoraea norimbergensis, the proteins below share one genomic window:
- the nudB gene encoding dihydroneopterin triphosphate diphosphatase: MKPFKIPESVLVVIYTPALDVLLIERADADNFWQSVTGSKDRLDEPLIETATREVFEETGIRVGEGGLPASALTDWQHEIQYNIYPRWAHRYAPDVTRNTEHWFGLCVPENTPVTLAPREHVAYEWLPWEAAAARCFSPSNGDAIRQLPTRVR; the protein is encoded by the coding sequence ATGAAGCCCTTCAAGATTCCCGAATCCGTGCTCGTCGTCATCTACACGCCGGCGCTCGACGTGTTGCTCATCGAGCGGGCCGATGCCGACAATTTCTGGCAGTCGGTGACCGGCAGCAAAGATCGCCTCGACGAGCCGCTGATCGAGACGGCCACGCGTGAAGTGTTCGAGGAAACGGGCATTCGCGTGGGGGAGGGCGGCCTGCCCGCCAGCGCGCTGACCGACTGGCAGCACGAGATTCAGTACAACATCTACCCGCGTTGGGCGCATCGCTATGCCCCGGACGTCACGCGCAACACCGAACACTGGTTCGGCCTGTGTGTTCCGGAGAACACCCCGGTGACGCTGGCCCCGCGTGAGCATGTCGCATACGAATGGTTGCCTTGGGAAGCCGCCGCCGCTCGCTGTTTTTCGCCCTCGAACGGCGACGCGATCCGGCAGTTACCCACGCGCGTGCGCTGA
- the clsB gene encoding cardiolipin synthase ClsB — MSKYLPFSHDNDLTLLYLGEAYFTALIAAIDAARREVVIETYIFEADDAGQNISAALQRAAQRGVSVRVITDGIGTSRRLPLVEDWRECGVMHRIYNPHLFGKFGFSRTHRKLAVVDHEVAFVGGINVIDDYNAGGGVRMNDPRWDFAVQCRGPIVAEIAIAFHIQWLRLAPGYLGTPFRHRRRGQRGRLHSSVAGQAAFVARDNLHNRRSVEKAYLMALGRARHEVWLANPYFVPGRRLRRALTQAARRGVAVHLLIGRKEFRLLDMAVPWLYAKMLDAGVRIGEYDMRQLHGKVAVIDDVWATVGSSNLDALSLFLNHEANVVVLDDPVVIELRDHIRQAFAEARLIDAAQYGGRSLWRRFRQWAAYRLYRLAMKAITRGKYD, encoded by the coding sequence ATGAGCAAGTACCTGCCGTTTTCCCACGATAACGACCTGACGCTGCTCTACCTCGGCGAGGCGTACTTCACCGCGCTGATCGCCGCCATCGACGCCGCCCGGCGCGAAGTGGTGATCGAGACCTACATCTTCGAAGCCGACGACGCCGGACAGAACATTTCCGCCGCGCTGCAACGCGCCGCGCAGCGTGGCGTCTCGGTACGCGTGATCACCGATGGCATCGGTACCAGCCGGCGCCTGCCACTGGTCGAGGATTGGCGGGAGTGCGGTGTCATGCATCGCATCTACAACCCGCATCTGTTCGGAAAATTCGGCTTTTCACGCACGCATCGCAAGCTCGCCGTCGTCGACCATGAGGTCGCGTTTGTCGGCGGTATCAACGTCATCGACGACTACAACGCGGGCGGCGGCGTGCGCATGAACGACCCGCGCTGGGATTTCGCGGTGCAATGCCGTGGCCCGATCGTCGCGGAAATTGCCATCGCGTTTCATATCCAGTGGTTGCGTCTCGCGCCCGGCTATCTCGGCACACCCTTCCGGCACCGTCGCCGCGGCCAGCGCGGGCGGTTGCACTCGTCTGTCGCCGGGCAGGCCGCATTCGTTGCTCGGGACAACCTGCACAATCGCCGCTCGGTCGAAAAGGCCTACCTGATGGCATTGGGCCGGGCCCGCCATGAGGTCTGGCTCGCCAACCCGTATTTCGTCCCCGGACGCCGTCTGCGCCGCGCGCTGACGCAGGCCGCACGACGTGGCGTGGCCGTGCACCTGCTCATCGGGCGCAAGGAGTTCCGTCTGCTCGATATGGCGGTGCCGTGGCTCTACGCCAAGATGCTCGACGCGGGCGTGCGCATCGGCGAATACGACATGCGCCAATTGCACGGCAAGGTCGCGGTGATCGACGACGTGTGGGCCACGGTCGGCTCGTCCAATCTCGACGCCCTGTCTCTCTTCCTCAATCACGAAGCCAACGTGGTCGTGCTCGATGACCCGGTTGTCATCGAACTGCGTGACCATATCCGCCAAGCGTTCGCCGAAGCGCGCCTGATCGACGCCGCCCAATACGGCGGGCGCTCGTTATGGCGGCGGTTTCGCCAGTGGGCGGCCTACCGGCTGTACCGGCTGGCGATGAAAGCCATCACCCGCGGCAAGTACGACTGA
- a CDS encoding TetR/AcrR family transcriptional regulator: protein MRKGEQTRNAILNAALELAGRDGLEGLTIGLLADRMQMSKSGVFAHFGSREDLQIEVLREYHRRFEEEVFAPSMDVPRGLPRLRALVDRWMDKRIREVTTGCIYISGAVEYDDRAASPVREALVKSVRLWRSALLRAITQAKEEGHLRSDTDPRLMLFEMYSLTLGLHHDARFLREPGAVEMTRVALEKLISSYQRG, encoded by the coding sequence ATGCGAAAGGGTGAACAGACACGCAACGCGATCCTGAATGCTGCGCTAGAACTGGCGGGGCGTGACGGACTCGAAGGCCTGACGATCGGCTTGCTGGCCGATCGCATGCAGATGAGCAAGAGCGGGGTTTTCGCGCATTTCGGTTCGCGTGAAGACTTGCAGATCGAAGTGCTGCGCGAATATCACCGGCGCTTCGAAGAAGAAGTGTTTGCCCCCAGCATGGACGTGCCGCGCGGCTTGCCGCGACTGCGCGCTCTGGTCGATCGCTGGATGGACAAACGGATTCGCGAAGTCACGACGGGCTGCATTTATATCAGCGGTGCCGTCGAGTACGACGATCGCGCGGCCAGCCCGGTGCGCGAAGCCTTGGTGAAGAGTGTGCGGTTGTGGCGATCGGCCCTGCTGCGCGCGATCACGCAAGCGAAGGAGGAGGGGCATCTGCGCTCGGACACCGATCCGCGCCTGATGCTCTTTGAAATGTACAGCCTGACGCTCGGCCTGCATCACGACGCGCGCTTCCTGCGGGAACCGGGTGCCGTAGAGATGACCCGGGTGGCACTGGAAAAACTGATTTCGTCTTATCAGCGCGGGTGA
- a CDS encoding acyl-CoA dehydrogenase C-terminal domain-containing protein gives MGQYNAPLRDMQFVMHELLGVENELKALPKHADVDADTINQVLEEAGKFCSEVVFPLNQVGDREGCKYEGDGVVTTPTGFKEAYQKYVEAGWASLGCDPEFGGQGLPQVINNALYEMLNSANQAWTMYPGLSHGAYECLHAHGTPEQQATYLPKIVSGEWTGTMCLTEPHCGTDLGMLRTKAEPNGDDSYAISGTKIFISAGEHDMAANIIHLVLARLPDAPPGTKGISLFVVPKFIPDANGAPGERNGIKCGSIEHKMGIHGNATCVMNLDGAKGWLVGEPNKGLNAMFVMMNAARQGVGMQGLGLTEVAYQNSLVYAKERIQMRSLTGPKAPDKPADPIIVHPDVRRMLLTQKAYVEGGRAFSYWTALHIDKELSHGDEAERKEAADLVALLTPIIKAFLTDNAFECTNHAMQIYGGHGYIAEWGMEQYVRDARINMIYEGTNTIQALDLLGRKVLGDMGAKLKKFGKLVQDFVEAEGVREDMQEFVNPLADIGDKVQKLTMEIGMKAMANPDEVGAAAVPYQRVVGHLVFAYFWARMARIALDKQGSGDKFYESKLATARFYFAKLLPETAYHIRVARAGAKTQMEVDVDLF, from the coding sequence ATGGGACAGTACAACGCGCCGCTGCGCGACATGCAATTCGTCATGCACGAACTGCTGGGCGTGGAAAACGAATTGAAAGCATTGCCGAAGCATGCGGACGTCGATGCCGACACCATCAATCAGGTGCTCGAAGAAGCCGGCAAGTTCTGTAGCGAAGTGGTCTTCCCGCTGAATCAAGTGGGCGATCGCGAAGGCTGCAAATACGAAGGCGATGGTGTGGTCACCACGCCGACGGGCTTCAAAGAGGCCTATCAGAAATACGTCGAAGCCGGCTGGGCCTCACTGGGCTGCGACCCGGAATTCGGCGGTCAAGGCCTGCCGCAAGTCATCAACAACGCGCTGTACGAGATGTTGAACTCGGCGAATCAGGCGTGGACGATGTACCCGGGCCTGTCGCACGGCGCCTACGAATGCCTGCACGCGCACGGCACCCCCGAACAACAAGCCACTTATCTGCCGAAGATCGTCTCGGGCGAATGGACCGGCACGATGTGCCTGACCGAGCCGCATTGCGGCACCGACCTGGGCATGCTGCGCACGAAGGCCGAGCCGAACGGCGACGACTCGTACGCGATCTCGGGCACCAAGATCTTCATCTCGGCCGGCGAGCACGACATGGCCGCCAACATCATTCACCTTGTGCTGGCACGTCTGCCGGATGCGCCCCCGGGCACCAAGGGCATTTCGCTGTTCGTCGTGCCGAAGTTCATCCCCGACGCCAACGGCGCACCGGGTGAGCGCAACGGTATCAAGTGCGGTTCGATCGAACACAAGATGGGCATTCACGGCAATGCCACTTGCGTGATGAACCTCGACGGCGCGAAGGGCTGGCTCGTCGGCGAACCGAACAAGGGCCTGAACGCCATGTTCGTGATGATGAATGCCGCACGCCAGGGCGTGGGCATGCAGGGTCTGGGCCTGACCGAAGTCGCTTATCAGAACTCGCTGGTGTACGCGAAGGAACGCATCCAGATGCGCTCGCTCACCGGCCCGAAGGCACCGGACAAGCCCGCCGATCCGATCATCGTTCACCCGGACGTGCGTCGCATGCTGCTCACGCAAAAGGCTTATGTCGAAGGCGGCCGCGCTTTCTCGTATTGGACCGCGCTGCACATCGACAAGGAGCTCTCGCACGGTGACGAAGCCGAGCGTAAAGAGGCTGCCGATCTGGTCGCGCTGCTCACGCCGATCATCAAGGCCTTCCTGACCGACAACGCGTTCGAGTGCACGAACCACGCGATGCAGATCTACGGCGGCCACGGCTACATCGCCGAGTGGGGCATGGAGCAATACGTGCGCGATGCGCGTATCAACATGATCTACGAAGGCACGAACACGATTCAGGCACTCGATCTGCTGGGCCGCAAGGTGCTGGGCGACATGGGCGCCAAGCTCAAGAAGTTCGGCAAGCTCGTGCAGGACTTCGTCGAAGCCGAAGGCGTGCGCGAAGACATGCAGGAGTTCGTCAATCCGCTCGCGGACATCGGCGACAAGGTCCAGAAGCTGACGATGGAAATCGGCATGAAGGCGATGGCCAACCCCGATGAAGTCGGCGCAGCCGCTGTGCCGTACCAGCGCGTGGTCGGCCATCTCGTGTTCGCCTACTTCTGGGCGCGCATGGCAAGGATTGCCCTCGACAAGCAAGGCAGCGGCGACAAGTTCTACGAGTCGAAGCTCGCTACGGCGCGTTTCTACTTCGCCAAGCTGCTGCCTGAGACCGCGTATCACATCCGCGTGGCACGTGCCGGCGCGAAGACGCAAATGGAAGTCGACGTCGACCTGTTCTGA
- a CDS encoding 3-hydroxyacyl-CoA dehydrogenase/enoyl-CoA hydratase family protein, translating into MSQTNKPLVVRKVAVLGAGVMGAQIAAHLVNAKVPVVLFDLPAKEGPKNGIVLRAIDGLKKLSPAPFADKADAQYIEAANYEDDLEKLAGCDVVIEAIAERMDWKHDLYKKVAPHLAKHAIFASNTSGLSITELSEGFDAELKARFCGVHFFNPPRYMHLVELIPTATTAPAILDQLETFLTSTLGKGVVRAKDTPNFIANRVGVFSILAVFAEAQKYGIPFDVVDDLTGSKLGRAKSATFRTADVVGLDTMAHVIKTMQDGLKDDPFAPTYATPPVLKALVEKGALGQKTGAGFYKKEGKVIKVLDPQSGEYVESGKKADEMVVRILKKAPAERLRLLRESTNPQAQFLWAVFRDVFHYIGVYLDQIADNAREVDFAIRWGFGWTTGPFEDWQAAGWKDVAQWVKEDIDAGKALSNAPLPAWVTSGKVAEAGGVHTAEGSYAPAKDAFVPRSTLPVYQRQVFPAALVGEAGNDPRKFGKTIEENDAVRLWVDETPGQDDVLIVSFKSKMNTIGPAVIDGLVRAIDLAEEQYRGVVVWQPTSLKLGAPGGPFSAGADLEAAMPAFMMGGAKGIEPFIKKFQDGMMRVKYAQVPVVSAVSGIALGGGCELLLHSAKRVAALESYIGLVEVGVGLVPAGGGLKEAAIRAAEAATAAGSVQYLQFVTKSFTNAAMAKVSASAIDARDMGYLKPSDTIVYNVHELLSVARNEARALSLAGYRPPLKPAGIPVAGRSGVSTIKAQLVNMRDGNFISAHDFLIASRIAEAVCGGDVEAGSLVNEEWLLALERRAFIEMLGTSKSQERIMGMLQTGKPVRN; encoded by the coding sequence GTGAGTCAAACCAACAAACCCCTGGTCGTTCGCAAGGTAGCCGTGCTCGGCGCCGGCGTGATGGGCGCGCAGATTGCCGCTCATCTGGTCAATGCGAAAGTGCCTGTCGTGCTGTTCGATTTGCCTGCGAAAGAAGGCCCGAAAAACGGCATCGTGCTGCGCGCCATCGACGGCCTGAAAAAACTGAGCCCCGCGCCGTTCGCCGATAAGGCCGACGCGCAATACATCGAAGCCGCCAACTACGAAGACGACCTCGAAAAGCTGGCCGGTTGCGACGTCGTGATCGAAGCGATCGCCGAGCGCATGGACTGGAAGCACGACCTGTACAAGAAGGTCGCCCCGCATCTGGCCAAGCACGCGATCTTCGCGTCGAACACGTCGGGCCTGTCGATCACCGAACTCTCGGAAGGTTTCGACGCGGAACTGAAGGCGCGCTTTTGCGGCGTGCACTTCTTCAACCCGCCGCGCTACATGCATCTGGTTGAGTTGATCCCGACCGCCACCACGGCACCGGCGATTCTCGACCAGCTCGAAACGTTCCTCACCTCCACGCTCGGCAAGGGCGTGGTGCGCGCGAAGGACACGCCGAACTTCATCGCCAACCGTGTGGGCGTCTTCTCGATTCTGGCGGTATTCGCCGAAGCGCAGAAGTACGGCATCCCGTTCGATGTCGTCGACGATCTGACCGGCAGCAAGCTGGGCCGCGCCAAGTCGGCCACGTTCCGCACGGCCGATGTGGTCGGTCTGGACACGATGGCGCACGTCATCAAGACGATGCAGGACGGCCTCAAGGACGACCCGTTTGCACCGACCTACGCCACGCCGCCCGTGTTGAAAGCACTGGTGGAGAAGGGCGCACTGGGCCAGAAGACGGGCGCGGGCTTCTACAAGAAGGAAGGCAAGGTCATCAAGGTGCTCGACCCGCAATCGGGCGAGTACGTCGAGTCGGGCAAGAAGGCCGACGAGATGGTCGTGCGCATTCTGAAGAAGGCCCCGGCCGAGCGTCTGCGTCTGCTGCGCGAATCGACCAACCCGCAGGCGCAGTTCCTGTGGGCCGTGTTCCGCGACGTGTTCCACTACATCGGCGTGTATCTCGATCAGATCGCCGACAACGCGCGTGAAGTCGACTTCGCCATTCGCTGGGGCTTCGGCTGGACCACCGGTCCGTTCGAAGACTGGCAAGCCGCTGGCTGGAAGGACGTGGCCCAGTGGGTCAAGGAAGACATCGACGCGGGCAAGGCCTTGTCGAACGCGCCGCTGCCCGCTTGGGTGACGAGCGGCAAGGTTGCCGAAGCCGGTGGCGTTCACACGGCCGAAGGCTCATACGCCCCCGCCAAGGACGCGTTTGTGCCGCGCAGCACGCTGCCGGTGTACCAGCGTCAGGTGTTCCCGGCGGCGCTCGTCGGCGAAGCCGGCAACGACCCGCGCAAGTTCGGCAAGACGATCGAAGAGAACGACGCCGTGCGCCTGTGGGTCGATGAAACCCCGGGTCAGGACGACGTGCTCATCGTCTCGTTCAAGTCGAAGATGAACACGATCGGACCGGCCGTCATCGACGGTCTGGTGCGTGCCATCGATCTGGCCGAGGAACAATATCGCGGCGTAGTCGTGTGGCAACCGACGTCGCTCAAGCTCGGCGCGCCGGGCGGTCCGTTCTCCGCAGGTGCCGATCTGGAAGCCGCCATGCCGGCCTTCATGATGGGCGGCGCGAAGGGTATCGAGCCGTTCATCAAGAAATTCCAGGACGGCATGATGCGCGTGAAGTACGCGCAGGTGCCGGTCGTCTCCGCCGTCTCGGGCATCGCCCTCGGCGGTGGCTGCGAGCTGCTGCTGCATAGCGCCAAGCGCGTGGCGGCGCTCGAGAGCTACATCGGTCTGGTGGAAGTCGGCGTGGGCCTCGTGCCGGCCGGCGGCGGTCTGAAGGAAGCCGCGATTCGTGCGGCCGAAGCGGCCACCGCAGCAGGCAGCGTCCAGTATCTGCAATTCGTCACCAAGTCGTTCACCAACGCCGCCATGGCGAAGGTCTCGGCGTCGGCGATCGATGCGCGCGACATGGGCTACCTGAAGCCGTCGGACACCATCGTCTACAACGTGCACGAGTTGCTGTCGGTTGCCCGTAACGAAGCCCGCGCGTTGTCGCTGGCCGGATACCGCCCGCCGCTCAAGCCGGCCGGCATTCCGGTGGCAGGCCGCTCGGGTGTGTCGACGATCAAGGCGCAACTGGTCAACATGCGCGACGGCAACTTCATCTCGGCGCACGACTTCCTGATCGCCTCGCGTATCGCGGAAGCGGTGTGCGGCGGTGACGTGGAAGCCGGTAGCCTGGTGAACGAAGAGTGGCTGCTGGCGCTTGAGCGTCGCGCCTTCATCGAAATGCTGGGCACGTCGAAGTCCCAGGAACGCATCATGGGCATGCTGCAAACCGGCAAGCCGGTGCGTAACTAA
- a CDS encoding acetyl-CoA C-acyltransferase, translated as MSKQLQDAYIVAATRAPIGKAPKGSYKNTRPDDLLATILKSALAQVPDLDPKVIEDAIIGCAIPEAQQGLNVARIGALLSGLPNTVGGVTVNRFCASGLTALAMAADRIRVGEADAMFAGGIESMSMVPMMGNTPSLSPSIFERDENVGIAYGMGLTAEKVAQQWKVSREAQDAFALASHQKAIAAQQRGEFTNEITPIEIVERFPNLATGEVSIKTRTLSLDEGPRPDTTIEGLAKLRPVFANKGSVTAGNSSQTSDGAGALLVVSEKILKQFNLTPLARFVSFAVRGVPPEIMGIGPKEAIPAALRAAGLKQSDMDWIELNEAFAAQALAVIQDLDLDTSRVNPMGGAIALGHPLGATGAVRAATVVHALRRHNLKYGMVSMCVGTGMGAAGIIERM; from the coding sequence ATGAGCAAACAACTGCAAGACGCCTACATCGTTGCCGCCACGCGCGCCCCGATCGGCAAGGCACCGAAGGGCAGCTACAAGAACACCCGTCCGGACGACCTGCTCGCGACGATTCTCAAGAGCGCGCTCGCCCAGGTGCCCGATCTCGATCCGAAAGTGATCGAAGACGCGATCATCGGTTGCGCCATCCCCGAAGCCCAGCAGGGCCTGAACGTGGCGCGTATCGGTGCGCTGCTCTCGGGCCTGCCGAACACGGTGGGCGGTGTGACGGTCAACCGTTTCTGCGCCTCGGGCCTCACGGCCCTCGCGATGGCCGCCGACCGCATTCGTGTGGGCGAAGCCGACGCGATGTTCGCCGGCGGTATCGAAAGCATGAGCATGGTGCCGATGATGGGCAACACGCCGTCGCTCTCGCCGTCGATCTTCGAGCGCGACGAGAACGTGGGCATCGCCTACGGCATGGGGCTGACCGCGGAGAAGGTGGCGCAGCAGTGGAAGGTCTCGCGCGAAGCGCAGGATGCCTTTGCGCTGGCCTCGCACCAGAAGGCGATCGCTGCCCAGCAACGCGGTGAGTTCACGAACGAAATCACGCCGATCGAGATCGTCGAACGTTTCCCGAATCTCGCCACCGGTGAAGTGTCGATCAAGACGCGTACGCTGTCGCTCGACGAAGGTCCGCGCCCGGATACGACGATCGAAGGCCTCGCCAAGCTGCGTCCGGTGTTCGCCAACAAGGGCTCGGTCACGGCTGGCAACAGCTCGCAGACCTCGGACGGCGCCGGTGCACTGCTCGTGGTTAGCGAGAAGATCCTCAAGCAATTCAACCTCACGCCGCTCGCGCGTTTCGTGTCGTTCGCCGTGCGCGGCGTGCCGCCCGAAATCATGGGCATCGGCCCCAAGGAAGCGATTCCGGCGGCGCTGCGTGCCGCAGGTCTCAAGCAGTCGGACATGGACTGGATCGAGCTGAACGAAGCGTTTGCCGCACAGGCGCTCGCCGTGATTCAGGATCTGGATCTCGACACGAGCCGCGTCAATCCGATGGGCGGCGCCATTGCGCTGGGCCACCCGCTGGGTGCCACCGGTGCGGTGCGTGCAGCTACGGTCGTGCATGCCCTGCGTCGCCACAACCTGAAGTACGGGATGGTGTCGATGTGCGTGGGCACGGGCATGGGCGCAGCGGGGATCATCGAGCGCATGTAA
- a CDS encoding enoyl-CoA hydratase, which translates to MDDVLVQRQGAVQVLTFNRAHKKNAITAEMYQALADGLAEADADPAIRVILIQGQPEAFSAGNDLEDFLKHPPKDDDAPVFQFLRQISQATKPIVAAVAGNAVGVGTTMLLHCDVVYAAETARFSLPFSQLALVPEAASSWLLPRVAGYHRAAEKLLFGEPFDVNEAVVMGFVNRIVPAAELAEFAAKRAAQLAAMPAGSLRVTKQLMKGDSARDVQERIRDEALEFGKRLLSPEAREAFTAFFEKRKPDFSQFS; encoded by the coding sequence ATGGACGACGTATTGGTGCAACGCCAGGGCGCGGTACAGGTGCTGACCTTCAACCGCGCACACAAGAAAAACGCGATCACCGCCGAGATGTATCAGGCGCTCGCCGATGGGCTGGCCGAGGCGGATGCCGATCCTGCCATTCGCGTGATCCTGATTCAGGGACAGCCGGAGGCATTTTCCGCCGGCAACGATCTCGAAGACTTCCTGAAGCACCCGCCGAAGGACGACGACGCGCCCGTCTTCCAGTTTCTGCGCCAGATCAGTCAGGCGACCAAGCCGATCGTGGCAGCGGTGGCGGGTAACGCCGTGGGTGTCGGTACGACGATGCTGCTGCATTGCGACGTGGTGTACGCCGCCGAGACGGCTCGCTTCTCGCTGCCGTTCTCGCAGTTGGCACTGGTGCCGGAAGCCGCGTCGAGCTGGCTGTTGCCGCGCGTGGCAGGCTATCACCGCGCCGCCGAGAAGCTGCTGTTCGGTGAGCCGTTCGACGTGAATGAAGCGGTGGTGATGGGGTTCGTGAACCGGATCGTCCCGGCGGCTGAACTTGCGGAATTCGCGGCGAAGCGTGCGGCGCAACTGGCCGCCATGCCGGCGGGCTCGCTGCGCGTGACCAAGCAACTGATGAAGGGCGACAGCGCGCGCGACGTGCAGGAGCGCATTCGCGACGAGGCGCTGGAGTTCGGCAAGCGTCTGCTGTCGCCCGAAGCGCGTGAGGCGTTCACCGCCTTCTTCGAGAAGCGCAAGCCGGATTTCAGTCAGTTTTCGTGA
- a CDS encoding acyl-CoA thioesterase, with the protein MSTPTPALTALPDEKELALRVMPMPADANAHGDVFGGWIMSQVDIAGSIPAAQRANGRVATIAVNSFLFKQPVFVGDLLSFYAKIVKTGNTSITVYVEAYAQRMRLSHEIVKVTEAMVTYVATDEDRRPRQLPKLETLG; encoded by the coding sequence ATGAGTACCCCGACCCCTGCCCTCACGGCCCTGCCCGACGAAAAAGAACTGGCGTTGCGCGTGATGCCGATGCCTGCCGACGCCAATGCCCATGGCGACGTGTTCGGCGGCTGGATCATGTCGCAGGTCGACATTGCCGGCTCGATTCCCGCCGCGCAGCGCGCCAACGGCCGTGTGGCAACGATTGCCGTCAACTCGTTCCTGTTCAAGCAGCCGGTGTTCGTCGGCGATCTGCTGAGCTTCTACGCGAAGATCGTCAAGACCGGCAACACGTCGATTACCGTCTACGTCGAGGCCTACGCACAGCGCATGCGCCTGTCGCACGAGATCGTGAAGGTGACCGAGGCCATGGTCACCTACGTGGCCACCGACGAGGACCGCCGCCCGCGCCAGTTGCCCAAGCTCGAAACGCTGGGCTGA
- a CDS encoding ABCB family ABC transporter ATP-binding protein/permease gives MRRFTPAEPAPAAANAPNAKHTPKKPRNDWQVLKSLLPYLLEFRGRVTLALSCLILAKVANLGVPILMKHIVDALGPVAALSATARATADPALIVVGGLGMLVIAYGVVRLSTSLFTELREILFSKVTESAVRQVALRVFRHLHALSLRFHLERQTGGMSRDIERGTRGIQSMISYSLYSILPTLIEVALVLGFFVVRYDAFYALVTLAALVFYIAFTVKVTEWRTHFRRTMNELDSKANARAIDSLINYETVKYFGNEAFETERYDENLKRYRAAAIRSQNSLSVLNFGQQVIIATGLILILWHATQGVMSGRMTLGDLVLVNTFMLQLYIPLNFLGVIYRELKQAMTDMDRMFTLLDVNREVADPPGAPALICTGSTVSFEHVNFGYETTRQILHDVDFTIAAGTTTAVVGHSGSGKSTLSRLLFRFYDVGFPGTTAGRITIDGQDIRDVTQDSLRAAIGIVPQDTVLFNDTIYYNIAYGNPSASREQVIAAARAAHIHDFIESLPAGYESMVGERGLKLSGGEKQRVAIARTILKNPHILIFDEATSALDSRSEQAIQTELRNIARERTTLVIAHRLSTVVHAAQIIVLDKGRIVERGTHDELLSAQGLYAQMWALQQQRRGGEGDAEASHFATVVS, from the coding sequence ATGAGACGTTTTACTCCGGCCGAGCCTGCGCCGGCGGCGGCCAATGCCCCGAACGCGAAGCACACCCCCAAGAAGCCGCGCAACGACTGGCAGGTGCTCAAGTCGCTGCTGCCGTACCTGCTCGAATTCCGCGGGCGGGTGACGCTCGCGTTGTCGTGTCTGATTCTGGCCAAGGTGGCCAACCTCGGTGTGCCGATTCTGATGAAGCACATCGTCGATGCGCTGGGGCCGGTGGCGGCGCTCTCGGCTACCGCCCGTGCCACCGCCGACCCGGCACTGATCGTCGTGGGCGGGCTGGGCATGCTGGTGATCGCCTACGGGGTGGTGCGCCTGTCGACGTCGCTCTTTACCGAGCTGCGCGAAATCCTGTTCTCGAAGGTGACGGAAAGCGCCGTGCGGCAAGTGGCGCTCAGAGTGTTCCGCCATCTGCACGCGCTCTCGCTGCGCTTCCATCTGGAACGTCAGACCGGTGGCATGAGCCGCGACATCGAGCGCGGCACGCGCGGCATCCAGTCGATGATCTCGTACTCGCTGTACAGCATTCTGCCCACGCTCATCGAAGTGGCGCTGGTGCTCGGCTTCTTCGTCGTGCGCTATGACGCGTTCTACGCATTGGTGACGCTCGCGGCGCTCGTGTTCTACATCGCGTTCACCGTGAAGGTGACCGAGTGGCGCACGCATTTCCGCCGCACGATGAACGAGCTCGATTCGAAGGCCAACGCGCGCGCCATCGATTCGCTGATCAACTACGAGACGGTGAAGTACTTCGGCAACGAGGCGTTCGAGACGGAGCGCTACGACGAGAATCTGAAGCGCTATCGTGCGGCGGCCATCCGCTCGCAGAACTCGCTTTCCGTGCTCAACTTCGGGCAGCAGGTGATCATTGCCACCGGGCTGATTCTGATTCTGTGGCACGCCACGCAGGGCGTGATGAGCGGCAGGATGACGCTGGGCGATCTCGTGCTGGTCAACACGTTCATGTTGCAGCTCTATATCCCGCTGAATTTCCTCGGCGTGATCTATCGCGAACTCAAGCAGGCCATGACGGACATGGACCGCATGTTCACGCTGCTCGACGTCAACCGCGAAGTGGCCGACCCGCCCGGCGCGCCCGCGCTGATCTGCACCGGCAGCACGGTGAGCTTCGAGCATGTGAATTTCGGCTACGAGACGACGCGCCAGATTCTGCACGACGTGGATTTCACCATCGCCGCAGGCACGACCACAGCGGTTGTGGGCCACAGCGGCTCGGGCAAATCGACGCTCTCGCGTTTGCTGTTCCGGTTCTATGACGTGGGCTTCCCCGGCACAACGGCGGGGCGCATCACCATCGACGGGCAGGATATTCGCGACGTGACGCAAGACTCGCTGCGGGCCGCCATCGGCATCGTGCCGCAGGACACGGTGCTGTTCAACGACACGATTTACTACAACATCGCTTACGGAAATCCGTCGGCATCGCGCGAGCAGGTCATCGCGGCGGCGCGTGCGGCGCACATTCACGACTTCATCGAGAGCCTGCCGGCGGGCTATGAGTCGATGGTCGGCGAGCGCGGGCTGAAGCTCTCCGGCGGCGAAAAGCAACGCGTGGCGATCGCGCGCACGATTCTGAAGAATCCGCACATCCTGATCTTCGATGAAGCGACGTCGGCACTCGATTCGCGCTCGGAGCAGGCGATTCAGACGGAACTGCGCAATATCGCCCGGGAGCGCACCACGCTTGTGATCGCGCACCGGCTGTCCACGGTCGTGCACGCGGCGCAGATCATCGTGCTTGATAAGGGCCGCATCGTCGAGCGCGGCACGCACGACGAATTGCTGAGTGCGCAAGGGCTGTACGCGCAGATGTGGGCGCTGCAACAACAGCGGCGTGGTGGCGAGGGCGACGCCGAGGCATCGCATTTCGCGACGGTGGTGTCCTGA